Proteins encoded together in one Mugil cephalus isolate CIBA_MC_2020 chromosome 16, CIBA_Mcephalus_1.1, whole genome shotgun sequence window:
- the sema4gb gene encoding semaphorin-4G — MGDQRSVQTILLPLLLLVLFNGLSQLRAFPFSPSLDLDVTPRTTVFSKGMLGSACFTGSSKNYSTLLLEDEARLLYVGGRGALYALNTSNISTPANLAIDWDASPEQKKQCLNKGRDNQTECYNHIRFLQRYNETHLYVCGTNAFKPLCAYIDAERFSFSSGFEEGRDRCPYDPAKGFTGLLVDGEMFTASQYEFRSSPDVRRNFPFPTLRTEEAPTRWLLEADFVGSVLLKESINSSIGDDDKIYFFFTERSQELAAYPSQTKVSRVARVCKTDWGGQRTLQRKWTSFLKARMVCSVPEYELHLNILRDVFVLQGRDAQSSVFYGIFGLEWKNIKASAICQYAFSDVQRVFEGPYMEVQDSKWREYTGKVPEPRPGSCITDLHRSQGINSSRDLPDNVLTFARRHPLMATQVHPIGVRPLMFKRSVNYVKIAVHKEPALDGNIYTMLFLGTDDGWLHRAVDIDGEMHIIDELQMFDKPQPIESMVISSALRSIYVGSHSGVVQVPMSTCQRYLSCYDCVFARDPFCGWDGKECVEISLRAQRSNLTQDIVRGTRGCKENSGNVVHRRRSVMSGDDVLLQCELRSNLATPRWTLDGRDVQGYGLNSGYRIGTDGLLIIGARTQQSGTYRCFAVENAVSVLVYLYSVRVHTDPFFPVEPTVTTNPTTASSPTVFSTSSPTEQPLPSPPAPVPPGPEYQTYRHMEAVYISLVAVLGGLCLVLTVVLLYVSFCTRRASQNRKFSQQGLQVLGASERKRSSHLELRTISSHCNGRQGRRSISVPTFGDMGDGFLQIVAGEGQMSPTKTPPPAPPLPMPPPLPNMDYANGLSATLPSVLRKMNGNSYVLLRQADPEGMSPLYHSFTEELNRILEQRKHTQLDLQPDESSI; from the exons ATGGGAGACCAGAGATCAGTGCAGACAATCCTGCTCCCGCTGCTGCTCCTCGTGCTCTTCAACGGGCTGTCGCAGCTGCGGGCCTTCCCCTTCAGCCCGTCCCTGGACCTGGATGTCACTCCCAGGACCACAGTCTTCTCTAAAG GTATGTTGGGCAGCGCTTGTTTCACCGGCTCCTCCAAGAACTACAGCACCCTGCTGCTGGAGGATGAGGCCAGGCTGCTGTACGTGGGAGGCAGAGGGGCTCTATACGCTCTCAACACGTCCAACATCTCCACACCTGCGAACCTCGCA ATTGACTGGGATGCTTCCCCTGAACAGAAGAAGCAGTGTCTGAACAAAGGCAGAGACAATCAG ACAGAGTGTTACAACCACATCCGCTTTCTGCAGCGTTACAATGAGACTCACCTGTACGTCTGCGGAACGAACGCCTTCAAACCACTCTGCGCTTATATA GACGCAGAGCGGTTCAGCTTCTCCTCCGGCTTTGAGGAGGGCAGAGACAGGTGTCCATATGACCCAGCGAAGGGGTTCACTGGCCTCCTCGTAG ACGGTGAGATGTTCACGGCCTCTCAGTACGAGTTCCGCAGCTCTCCAGACGTCCGCAGGAACTTCCCCTTCCCCACCCTCAGGACAGAGGAGGCGCCGACCCGATGGCTTCTGG AGGCAGATTTCGTCGGCTCGGTGCTGCTGAAGGAGAGCATCAACAGCTCCATCGGCGACGACGACAAGATTTACTTCTTCTTCACTGAGAGAAGCCAGGAGCTGGCCGCCTACCCGAGCCAGACCAAGGTGTCCAGGGTGGCCCGAGTCTGCAAG ACGGACTGGGGTGGCCAGAGGACCTTGCAGAGGAAGTGGACCTCCTTCCTCAAGGCCAGGATGGTGTGTTCAGTCCCAGAATACGAGCTGCACCTGAACATCCTTCGCGACGTGTTTGTCCTGCAGGGAAGAGACGCTCAGAGTAGCGTCTTTTATGGCATCTTTGGCCTGGAATG GAAGAATATCAAAGCGTCCGCGATCTGCCAGTACGCCTTCTCAGATGTGCAGAGGGTGTTCGAGGGGCCCTACATGGAGGTGCAGGACTCGAAGTGGAGGGAGTACACGGGCAAGGTTCCAGAGCCGCGGCCTGGATCC TGCATCACAGATCTGCACAGGTCCCAGGGCATCAACTCATCCCGAGACCTTCCCGACAACGTCCTCACTTTCGCCAGGAGGCACCCGCTCATGGCCACCCAGGTGCACCCCATCGGTGTGCGCCCGCTCATGTTCAAGAGGAGCGTCAACTATGTCAAGATAGCGGTGCATAAGGAGCCGGCTCTGGACGGAAACATTTACACCATGCTGTTTCTGGGAACCG ATGACGGATGGCTGCACAGAGCCGTAGACATCGATGGAGAAATGCACATCATAGACGAGCTGCAGATGTTTGACAAACCGCAGCCCATAGAGAGCATGGTCATATCCTCAGCTCTG AGGAGCATCTACGTCGGCTCCCACTCTGGAGTCGTGCAGGTACCGATGTCAACCTGTCAGAGGTACTTGTCCTGTTACGACTGCGTCTTCGCCAGAGACCCCTTCTGTGGCTGGGACGGGAAAGAGTGTGTGGAGATATCTTTGCGTGCACAGAG GTCAAACCTAACCCAGGATATCGTGAGAGGGACAAGAGGCTGCAAGGAGAACTCAGGAAATG TTGTCCACCGGAGGCGTTCCGTGATGTCCGGTGACGACGTGCTGCTCCAGTGCGAGCTGCGCTCCAACCTGGCGACGCCGCGATGGACGCTGGACGGCAGGGACGTCCAGGGATACGGCCTCAACTCGGGCTACCGCATCGGCACTGACGGCCTCCTCATAATCGGAGCTCGCACCCAACAGAGCGGCACTTACCGCTGCTTTGCTGTGGAGAACGCCGTTTCGGTCCTGGTTTATCTTTACTCGGTGAGGGTTCACACAGATCCTTTCTTCCCCGTGGAGCCAACAGTCACGACTAACCCCACCACAGCTTCCAGCCCGACGGTTTTCTCCACCAGCAGCCCCACCGAGCAGCCTTTGCCCTCACCCCCCGCCCCTGTTCCGCCAGGACCCGAGTATCAGACCTACAGACACATGGAGGCCGTGTACATCTCTCTGGTGGCGGTGCTCGGAGGGCTTTGCTTGGTGTTGACCGTCGTGCTGCTTTACGTGAGCTTCTGCACCAGACGGGCCTCCCAGAACCGCAAGTTCTCCCAGCAAGGGCTGCAGGTCCTGGGGGCCtctgagaggaagaggagctctCACCTGGAGCTTCGAACCATTTCCAGCCACTGCAACGGCCGCCAGGGTCGCAGGTCAATCTCTGTGCCGACCTTCGGGGACATGGGCGATGGCTTCCTACAGATAGTCGCGGGTGAGGGCCAGATGTCTCCGACCAAAACGCCTCCCCCGGCTCCCCCTCTCCCGATGCCGCCGCCGCTCCCCAACATGGACTACGCCAACGGGCTGTCGGCCACTCTGCCCAGCGTGCTGAGGAAGATGAACGGGAACAGCTATGTGCTGCTGAGGCAGGCCGACCCCGAGGGCATGTCGCCGCTCTACCACTCCTTCACG